One region of Faecalibacter bovis genomic DNA includes:
- the thrS gene encoding threonine--tRNA ligase — MINVSLPDGSVRQYESGITPMGVAQSISEGLARNVISALVNDKQVEVTTPITEDATIKLLTWNDDLGKQAFWHSSAHLLAQAIVEFYPNAKLTIGPAIENGFYYDVDFGDEKFTETDFAKVEKAMLENAKKKAEFKLYPVSKAEALETYKDNEYKTELISNLNDGEITFCTHDNFTDLCRGGHIPHTGIVKAAKILNVAGAYWRGDEKNKMLTRVYGITFPKQKDLTDYLTLLEEAKKRDHRKLGKELGLFAFSEKVGQGLPLWLPKGAALRRKLENFLLKEQTKMGYEMVVTPHIGQKELYVTSGHYAKYGADSFQPIHTPNEGEEFLLKPMNCPHHCEIFKTSQWSYRDLPKRYAEFGTVYRYEQSGELHGLTRVRGFTQDDAHLFCTADQLLEEFKKVIDLVLYVFRNLGFDNYSAQISLRDPENKEKYIGTDENWEKAEQAIITAASEKGLPTVVEYGEAAFYGPKLDFMVKDALGRKWQLGTIQVDYNLPERFDLTYIGSDNEKHRPVMIHRAPFGSMERFIAILLENTAGNLPLWLTPDLYTILPISEKYVEYGEKVLNLLAEEEINGLIDSRNEKTGKKIRDAEMKKIPFMLVIGEKEAENGTISVRKHGEGDLGEMTVEQFINFIKEETKLK; from the coding sequence ATGATAAATGTATCTCTTCCTGATGGAAGCGTAAGACAGTATGAGAGTGGCATTACTCCAATGGGAGTAGCACAAAGCATTAGCGAAGGATTAGCGCGTAATGTAATTTCGGCATTAGTAAATGATAAACAAGTTGAGGTAACAACCCCAATTACCGAAGATGCTACAATCAAATTATTAACCTGGAACGATGATTTAGGAAAACAAGCTTTTTGGCATTCATCTGCCCACTTATTAGCACAGGCAATTGTAGAATTCTACCCTAATGCAAAATTAACAATCGGACCGGCTATTGAAAACGGTTTCTATTATGATGTAGATTTCGGTGATGAGAAATTTACCGAAACTGATTTTGCGAAAGTAGAAAAAGCAATGTTGGAGAATGCTAAGAAGAAAGCTGAATTCAAATTATATCCAGTATCTAAAGCTGAAGCATTAGAAACATATAAAGACAACGAATACAAAACAGAATTAATTTCTAACTTAAATGACGGAGAAATTACATTTTGTACACATGATAACTTCACAGATTTATGTCGTGGAGGTCACATCCCACACACAGGAATTGTAAAAGCTGCAAAAATTTTAAATGTTGCTGGAGCATACTGGAGAGGTGATGAGAAAAACAAAATGTTAACTCGTGTTTATGGAATTACTTTCCCTAAACAAAAAGATTTAACTGATTATTTAACTTTATTAGAAGAAGCTAAAAAACGTGATCACCGTAAATTAGGTAAAGAATTAGGTTTATTTGCGTTCTCTGAGAAAGTTGGTCAAGGTTTACCTTTATGGTTACCAAAAGGTGCTGCTTTAAGAAGAAAATTAGAAAATTTCTTATTAAAAGAGCAAACAAAGATGGGTTATGAAATGGTTGTAACTCCACACATTGGTCAAAAAGAATTATACGTAACTTCAGGTCACTATGCAAAATATGGTGCGGATTCATTCCAACCAATTCATACACCAAACGAAGGCGAAGAATTCTTATTAAAACCAATGAACTGTCCACACCACTGTGAAATTTTTAAAACTTCACAATGGTCTTACCGCGATTTACCAAAACGTTATGCAGAATTCGGAACAGTTTACCGTTACGAACAATCTGGAGAATTACATGGTTTAACTCGTGTTCGTGGATTTACTCAAGATGATGCGCACTTATTCTGTACAGCAGATCAATTATTAGAAGAATTCAAAAAAGTAATTGATTTAGTATTATACGTTTTCAGAAACTTAGGATTTGATAACTATTCAGCTCAAATCTCATTACGTGATCCTGAAAACAAAGAAAAATACATTGGTACAGATGAAAACTGGGAAAAAGCTGAACAAGCAATTATCACAGCTGCATCAGAAAAAGGTTTACCAACTGTTGTTGAATACGGTGAAGCGGCATTCTACGGACCTAAATTAGATTTCATGGTTAAAGATGCTTTAGGACGTAAATGGCAATTAGGAACTATCCAAGTAGATTATAATTTACCAGAACGTTTCGATTTAACATACATTGGATCTGATAACGAAAAACACAGACCAGTAATGATTCACCGTGCTCCTTTCGGATCTATGGAACGTTTCATTGCTATCTTGTTAGAAAATACAGCAGGAAATTTACCATTATGGTTAACTCCAGATTTATACACGATTTTACCAATTAGTGAAAAATATGTGGAATATGGAGAAAAAGTATTAAATTTGCTGGCTGAAGAAGAAATTAACGGATTGATTGACAGTAGAAATGAGAAAACTGGAAAGAAAATTCGTGATGCTGAGATGAAGAAGATTCCATTCATGTTAGTTATCGGTGAAAAAGAAGCCGAAAACGGTACAATTTCTGTACGTAAACATGGAGAAGGTGATTTAGGTGAAATGACTGTAGAGCAGTTCATCAACTTTATCAAAGAAGAAACAAAATTAAAATAA
- a CDS encoding LptF/LptG family permease — MKILDKYIARNFIGTFIFMVLILVSIAIVIDLSQKLARINDSGSTATEAILYFYPFWGIWLVNTFLPVAVFISVIYFTSRLTDQTEIVSVLAGGISFYRFTLPYIWVALFLAGSAMLMNNLVLPWANIKKNSYQYEHLLNSRDREEYYKRQRVGSQISANEFVFIDSYDRIEKLGNSFTYQKFDSVVLKEQIIASAFDWNEEEKVYDLRNVYIRTINPDHTEKLQYLPNLKRKLAATPDEILPEGYVAETMNTVELKNFIESQKMKGSANVNGYQNELNARIANPFSTFILTILALSLSSTKRRGGIGINLAVGITLAFIYIFFTQITSTFSEKGYVSPFIAAWIPNICFGSLTLYLYLKRARS; from the coding sequence TTGAAAATTCTTGATAAATACATAGCTCGAAACTTTATTGGTACATTTATTTTCATGGTACTGATTCTTGTTTCTATAGCAATAGTTATAGATTTAAGCCAGAAACTAGCACGTATCAATGACAGTGGTTCTACTGCTACAGAAGCAATTTTATACTTTTATCCTTTTTGGGGTATTTGGTTAGTCAATACATTTTTACCTGTAGCTGTATTTATTTCGGTAATATATTTTACATCTCGTTTAACAGATCAAACAGAAATAGTAAGTGTATTGGCTGGTGGTATCAGTTTTTATCGTTTTACATTGCCTTATATATGGGTCGCTTTATTTTTAGCAGGTTCAGCAATGTTAATGAATAATTTAGTTTTACCATGGGCTAATATCAAGAAAAACTCTTATCAATACGAGCATTTATTAAATTCTCGAGACAGAGAAGAATATTACAAAAGACAACGTGTAGGATCACAAATTTCTGCCAACGAATTTGTATTTATTGATAGTTATGATCGTATAGAAAAATTAGGAAATTCATTTACATATCAAAAATTTGATTCAGTCGTTTTAAAAGAGCAAATCATCGCATCTGCTTTTGATTGGAATGAAGAAGAGAAAGTTTATGATTTACGAAATGTATATATCAGAACAATTAATCCTGACCATACAGAAAAGTTACAATATTTACCAAATTTAAAAAGAAAACTTGCTGCAACACCTGACGAAATTTTACCCGAAGGCTATGTAGCGGAAACTATGAATACGGTGGAATTAAAAAACTTTATCGAAAGTCAGAAAATGAAAGGTTCTGCTAATGTTAATGGTTATCAAAACGAATTAAATGCGCGTATCGCTAATCCATTTTCAACATTTATTTTAACAATTTTAGCTTTATCGCTATCATCAACTAAAAGACGTGGTGGAATCGGAATTAACCTTGCGGTCGGAATTACATTAGCATTTATTTACATCTTCTTTACTCAGATTACATCTACATTTTCAGAGAAAGGCTATGTTTCACCATTTATCGCTGCTTGGATTCCAAACATCTGTTTTGGTTCATTAACCTTATATTTATATTTGAAAAGAGCTAGATCTTAG
- the tgt gene encoding tRNA guanosine(34) transglycosylase Tgt → MKFSIDKKDNFSKARAGVLETDHGTIQTPIFMPVGTVGTVKAVHQRELEEDIKAQIILGNTYHLYLRPGTDILHRAGGLHKFMNWSKPILTDSGGFQVFSLASSRKKSEEGVKFKSHIDGSYHMFTPEKSMEIQRYIGADIFMAFDELTGIPAKYHDAKRAMHVTHRWLERCKTWLDNNPEYYGHKQSLFPIVQGNDFKDLRQESAKYIADFGADGNAIGGLSVGEPEPIMYEMTDIVTEILPQEKPRYLMGVGTPWNIIECIALGVDMFDCVMPTRNARNAMLFTWNGVINIKNAKWKDCYEPLDPSGTSYVDSYYSKAYVRHLFNAQESLGKQIASIHNLAFYLDLVRVAREHILAGDFAQWKEQIVPQLKQRL, encoded by the coding sequence ATGAAATTTTCAATTGATAAAAAAGACAATTTTTCAAAGGCGAGAGCTGGAGTTTTAGAAACCGATCATGGTACTATACAAACTCCTATTTTTATGCCTGTTGGTACAGTTGGTACAGTAAAAGCTGTTCATCAACGCGAACTAGAAGAAGACATTAAAGCACAAATTATCTTAGGAAACACGTATCATTTATACTTACGTCCTGGTACAGATATTTTACATAGAGCTGGTGGATTACACAAATTCATGAACTGGTCTAAACCAATCTTAACAGATTCTGGTGGATTCCAAGTATTCTCTTTGGCTTCTAGCCGAAAGAAATCTGAAGAAGGTGTAAAATTTAAATCACACATTGATGGATCTTACCACATGTTTACTCCAGAAAAATCAATGGAAATCCAACGTTACATTGGTGCTGATATTTTTATGGCTTTTGATGAATTAACTGGAATTCCTGCAAAATACCACGACGCGAAACGTGCCATGCATGTAACACACCGTTGGTTAGAACGTTGTAAAACTTGGTTAGATAATAATCCTGAATATTACGGACACAAACAATCTTTATTCCCTATTGTTCAAGGAAACGATTTTAAAGATTTACGTCAAGAATCTGCAAAATACATCGCTGATTTTGGTGCTGATGGAAACGCGATTGGTGGTTTATCTGTTGGTGAGCCAGAACCGATTATGTACGAAATGACTGATATCGTTACTGAAATTTTACCTCAAGAAAAGCCTCGTTATTTAATGGGAGTTGGAACTCCTTGGAATATTATTGAATGTATTGCCTTAGGTGTGGATATGTTTGATTGTGTTATGCCAACACGTAACGCTCGTAATGCGATGTTATTTACTTGGAATGGTGTCATTAACATTAAAAATGCAAAATGGAAAGATTGTTATGAACCTTTAGACCCTTCAGGAACAAGTTATGTAGATAGCTATTACTCAAAAGCGTATGTACGTCACTTATTTAACGCACAAGAATCTTTAGGAAAACAAATTGCATCTATCCACAACTTAGCCTTCTATTTAGATTTGGTTAGAGTTGCAAGAGAACATATCTTAGCAGGAGATTTTGCACAATGGAAAGAACAAATTGTTCCTCAATTAAAACAACGACTATAG
- a CDS encoding OmpA family protein — protein MSINIIDLAKQYLTPSTISQVSQEVGESESTVSKAINAFVPIILGGLVEKNSSAGGLLHSLKSFGASKGLNSLSTTTETSPVLNTILNTIFGSSKSTIIDKVASFAGLSSDSSSKLFNVASEAVLGSVGKYASDHNLGESEFSSLLDVGKSSLLSLIPAGLGLGSLGLGSIFGSDRIETPKVEAPKVETYTRKVETEENIKPYVTPTYEEENKSSIWKWLLPLLLLLLGGYLIWHFLKKPKTEVETTNTQVENVDTVTTTVVTPTIGDINLDGVNLKGYVGGFEEQLISFIKSPEYANATEDQLKEKWFNFDNVNFVFGTTDQLEEGSQVQLENLSQILKKYPDAKIKIGAYTDKVGDDANNKALSQKRSNFIKAELEKLGVGAQVIGAEGYGEEFAVVDEGASDEERASDRKMSVRFSK, from the coding sequence ATGTCTATTAACATCATTGACTTGGCAAAACAGTACTTAACACCAAGCACAATCTCACAAGTATCTCAAGAAGTTGGAGAAAGCGAATCGACAGTAAGCAAAGCAATCAACGCATTTGTTCCAATTATCTTGGGCGGATTAGTTGAAAAAAACTCTAGCGCAGGTGGGTTATTACACTCACTAAAATCATTCGGAGCATCAAAAGGATTAAATTCATTATCCACAACAACCGAAACTTCTCCTGTATTAAATACAATTCTTAATACAATATTTGGTTCATCTAAATCAACAATTATTGATAAAGTAGCATCATTCGCTGGATTATCTTCAGATTCTTCTTCAAAGTTATTTAACGTAGCATCAGAAGCTGTTTTAGGATCAGTTGGTAAATATGCTAGCGACCATAATTTAGGTGAATCTGAATTTTCTAGTCTTTTAGATGTTGGAAAATCTTCTTTATTATCTTTAATTCCTGCTGGTTTAGGTTTAGGATCATTAGGATTAGGAAGTATTTTCGGTTCTGATCGAATTGAAACTCCGAAAGTAGAAGCTCCAAAAGTGGAAACATACACAAGAAAAGTTGAAACTGAAGAGAACATTAAACCGTACGTTACGCCAACATACGAAGAAGAAAACAAATCTAGTATTTGGAAATGGTTACTACCATTATTACTATTATTGTTAGGTGGATATTTGATTTGGCATTTCCTTAAAAAACCTAAAACTGAAGTAGAAACTACCAACACACAAGTTGAAAATGTAGATACAGTTACTACAACAGTTGTAACTCCAACAATTGGAGATATTAATCTTGATGGTGTAAATTTAAAAGGATATGTCGGAGGATTTGAAGAGCAATTAATTTCTTTTATCAAATCTCCTGAATATGCTAATGCAACGGAAGATCAATTAAAAGAAAAATGGTTTAATTTTGATAATGTAAACTTCGTTTTTGGTACTACTGATCAATTAGAAGAAGGTTCTCAAGTTCAATTAGAAAACTTATCTCAAATCTTAAAAAAATATCCTGATGCAAAAATAAAAATTGGTGCTTACACAGACAAAGTTGGTGACGATGCAAATAACAAAGCATTATCTCAGAAACGTTCTAATTTCATCAAAGCTGAATTAGAAAAATTAGGTGTTGGTGCACAAGTGATAGGTGCTGAAGGTTACGGTGAAGAATTTGCAGTTGTTGATGAAGGTGCTTCTGACGAAGAAAGAGCTTCAGATCGTAAAATGTCTGTTAGATTTTCAAAATAA
- a CDS encoding mechanosensitive ion channel family protein: MATQEKIDSLEDVIATPLKEVEYITNFLITKGSEIGWSLVSAILTLVVGFWLSTKLKNLINNRMIVRDVDPSIRTFLIPIINIVLKVMIIMFVVDRLGLNASGLIAAIGGIGLAVGLALQGSLSNFAAGILILIFKPFKVGDYIVSQGNEGTVKSISILNTVLNTAKGQVITLPNGNLFNNPIVNYSTNEFRRLDVNIGISYDDDFDTAQKVIMDAINKEELVEQDQSKTVEILEFADSSVNLAIRCMVKSENYWSAYWKLHRNIKYALDHNHISIPYPHTEMIVRNSDESTTPNLNKS, encoded by the coding sequence ATGGCAACACAAGAAAAGATTGATAGCTTAGAGGATGTAATAGCAACTCCACTAAAAGAAGTTGAATACATTACCAATTTTTTAATTACAAAAGGAAGTGAAATTGGTTGGAGTTTAGTTTCGGCAATATTAACTCTTGTAGTCGGATTTTGGTTATCTACAAAATTAAAAAATCTCATTAATAACCGTATGATTGTTAGGGATGTGGATCCTTCAATCCGAACTTTTTTGATTCCAATAATTAATATTGTATTAAAAGTAATGATTATCATGTTTGTTGTAGATAGACTTGGTTTAAACGCCTCAGGTTTAATTGCAGCTATTGGTGGTATTGGTTTAGCGGTTGGTTTAGCTTTACAAGGTTCCTTATCTAATTTTGCAGCTGGAATTTTAATCTTAATTTTTAAACCTTTCAAAGTGGGAGATTATATCGTTTCTCAAGGAAATGAAGGAACTGTAAAATCAATTAGTATTTTAAATACGGTTTTAAATACGGCGAAAGGTCAAGTAATTACTTTGCCAAACGGAAATCTTTTTAACAACCCGATTGTAAATTACTCTACAAATGAATTTAGAAGATTAGACGTAAATATTGGAATTTCTTACGACGATGATTTTGATACAGCTCAGAAAGTGATTATGGATGCGATTAATAAAGAAGAATTAGTTGAACAAGACCAAAGTAAAACGGTAGAAATATTAGAGTTTGCAGATAGTAGTGTAAATTTAGCGATTAGATGTATGGTAAAATCTGAAAATTATTGGTCTGCTTACTGGAAATTACATCGTAATATAAAATATGCATTAGATCATAACCACATCTCAATTCCGTATCCTCATACAGAAATGATTGTTAGAAATTCTGACGAGTCTACTACGCCAAACTTAAATAAATCATAA
- a CDS encoding D-alanyl-D-alanine carboxypeptidase/D-alanyl-D-alanine-endopeptidase — protein MKKACSFIFILISHLLFAQTDLLQKHLDGDFYQTHFTGFYLYDPLEKKEIFNHNGNKYFTPASNTKIFTLYAAMKTLSDSIPAFKYVLKGDELHIEGTGDPTFMHPKFKNPKVLQFLKNNGTKIVFHWNNFDEESFLPGWTWDDFRKNYSPERSQFPINENLVTITKNGNYLNTFPSIFKEKTAIKEVQEPRDFYENQFYIGKKSSSVKVPFIVKEDVIREAITEIIGKPVEMTKAPLPLPAAVFYSASSDKVYKEMMEESDNFLAEHLLILSSSTMNGKLSSAQTIKTITSKYLTDLKQKPIWNDGSGLSRYNLFTPQNMVQVLEKLYTDFSEDRLFSIFPVGGKTGTIKNRYKDSLQPYVFAKTGTLSNTVTLSGYLKTKTGKTLIFSMMNNNVVKDPSWVRNENEKLLRLVRDNF, from the coding sequence ATGAAGAAGGCTTGTAGCTTTATATTTATTTTAATTTCACATTTACTTTTTGCTCAAACAGATTTGTTGCAAAAACACTTAGATGGTGATTTTTATCAAACGCATTTTACGGGTTTTTATTTATACGATCCTTTAGAGAAAAAAGAAATTTTTAATCATAATGGAAATAAATATTTTACACCGGCTTCTAATACAAAAATATTCACTTTATATGCCGCAATGAAAACTTTGTCGGATTCTATTCCGGCTTTTAAATATGTTTTGAAAGGTGATGAATTGCATATCGAAGGAACTGGTGATCCAACTTTTATGCACCCGAAGTTTAAAAATCCTAAGGTTTTACAATTTTTAAAAAATAACGGAACTAAAATCGTTTTTCATTGGAATAATTTTGATGAAGAATCTTTTTTGCCAGGTTGGACATGGGATGATTTTAGAAAAAATTATTCGCCAGAAAGAAGTCAGTTTCCAATCAATGAAAATTTAGTAACAATTACTAAAAATGGAAATTATTTGAATACTTTTCCTTCAATTTTTAAAGAAAAAACAGCCATAAAAGAAGTTCAAGAACCTCGTGATTTTTATGAAAATCAATTTTATATTGGTAAAAAATCTTCATCGGTAAAAGTTCCATTTATCGTAAAAGAAGATGTGATTAGAGAGGCGATTACAGAAATTATTGGTAAACCAGTAGAAATGACAAAAGCGCCATTGCCACTTCCAGCTGCGGTGTTTTATAGTGCTTCTTCAGATAAGGTATATAAGGAAATGATGGAGGAAAGTGATAATTTTTTGGCTGAACATTTATTGATATTATCATCAAGTACGATGAACGGAAAATTAAGTTCGGCTCAGACAATTAAAACGATTACATCTAAATATTTAACAGACTTAAAACAAAAACCAATTTGGAATGATGGTTCAGGTTTATCGAGGTATAATCTTTTTACACCTCAAAACATGGTGCAAGTTCTAGAGAAATTATATACAGATTTTTCTGAAGATAGATTGTTTTCTATTTTCCCTGTTGGTGGTAAAACTGGAACAATAAAAAATAGATACAAAGATTCGTTGCAGCCTTATGTGTTCGCTAAAACCGGAACATTGTCTAACACAGTTACATTAAGTGGTTATTTAAAAACTAAAACCGGAAAAACATTAATATTTAGTATGATGAATAATAATGTGGTGAAAGATCCGTCTTGGGTTAGGAATGAAAATGAAAAATTGTTACGATTAGTTCGCGATAATTTTTAA
- a CDS encoding DUF6702 family protein produces MKIWNFIFLLVLAVTAVNVNAQHQFHTSNTNIDYEIESGTLNITARLYTNGIEKAVGEKTGNKSSFDAKLKGYINKNVDIKVNGKPVNVSYYGFQTNDQTTRIYLKAEKINDISSLDIRFALLMDAFDDQQNFINVDIKNNKKKFIIRKESEVIKINF; encoded by the coding sequence ATGAAGATTTGGAATTTTATTTTTTTATTAGTTCTTGCTGTAACAGCAGTTAATGTTAATGCTCAGCATCAATTTCATACTTCAAATACAAATATTGATTATGAAATTGAAAGTGGAACTTTAAACATAACTGCCCGATTATATACAAATGGTATTGAGAAAGCTGTTGGTGAAAAGACTGGAAATAAATCATCTTTTGATGCTAAATTGAAAGGTTACATTAATAAAAATGTTGATATAAAAGTTAACGGTAAACCTGTTAATGTATCTTATTATGGTTTCCAAACAAATGATCAAACAACTCGTATCTATTTAAAAGCTGAAAAGATTAATGATATTTCATCTTTGGATATTAGGTTTGCGTTATTAATGGATGCTTTTGATGATCAACAAAACTTTATAAATGTTGATATCAAGAATAATAAGAAAAAGTTTATTATTAGAAAAGAAAGTGAAGTGATTAAAATTAACTTCTAA
- the trmB gene encoding tRNA (guanosine(46)-N7)-methyltransferase TrmB yields MGKDKIRRFNENKTFENVVQPTRDEVVNNFPLKGNWNKDFFKNDNPIVLELGCGKGEYTVAMARREADRNFIGIDIKGARFWRGAKTALEEGLDNVGFMRTQIELIDKVFAENEVSEIWITFPDPQIKYRRTVHRLTNPDFLARYNKILKPEGTVNLKTDSEFLHGYTHGVIHLMGHEVIRSTHDVYHPDHSDIPAIATEVQTYYESKYLEEGKKITYIKFKFKD; encoded by the coding sequence ATGGGAAAAGATAAAATCAGAAGATTTAACGAAAACAAAACTTTTGAAAATGTAGTTCAACCAACACGTGATGAAGTAGTCAATAACTTTCCGTTAAAAGGAAATTGGAATAAAGATTTCTTCAAGAATGATAACCCAATCGTTTTAGAATTAGGTTGTGGTAAAGGAGAATATACAGTTGCAATGGCTCGTCGTGAAGCTGATCGTAACTTTATAGGAATTGATATTAAAGGTGCTCGTTTCTGGAGAGGTGCTAAAACTGCGTTAGAAGAAGGTTTAGATAACGTTGGTTTTATGCGAACACAAATTGAGTTAATCGACAAAGTTTTTGCTGAAAATGAAGTAAGTGAAATTTGGATTACTTTCCCAGATCCACAAATTAAATACAGAAGAACTGTTCACCGTTTGACTAATCCTGATTTTTTAGCTCGTTACAATAAGATCTTAAAACCAGAAGGAACGGTTAATTTAAAAACGGATTCTGAATTTTTACATGGTTACACGCATGGTGTAATTCATTTAATGGGACATGAAGTGATTCGTTCTACACACGATGTTTATCATCCAGACCATTCGGATATTCCTGCGATTGCAACAGAGGTACAAACATATTACGAATCGAAATATTTAGAGGAAGGGAAGAAAATTACCTACATCAAATTCAAGTTTAAAGATTAA
- a CDS encoding M20/M25/M40 family metallo-hydrolase produces MNLKSTLIALGLLVSISSKAQDKTGFVYASMEASHARELKQAHPDQIDILLTNSNLSSVYIHPEVAHELHQKILSHGPGYLQHASLADANKLIQRAVVASRQVLDYTITEQEYVNQILNDVNENNIEEQILELENYGTRFHTRAEANVAAQDLKNRWEALIAQSGRQDDVSVRIVDHVNTPMKSVVLTINGNELASEYVIIGGHLDSTVSGSNKAVAPGADDNASGIATITEAARVLLNNNFKPKRTVEIMAYAAEEIGLVGSNEIATAYANEGKNVIGYVQFDMTAYKGSTEDVYLATDYFIDNTLNLFLIELMEEYNSTGNHQFTYGTTRCNYGCSDHYSWAMNSYPAAFPFEASFNESNYLIHTPNDTYTNLGETPSHSAKFTKLAIEFLVEAAKRTEILGTGNVNQEKTKFYVDQKSVGFEVPSNHTIKSATVINVAGQKVATKISLNNNDKINLNQLPIGAYILLLETTSGEKITHKFILK; encoded by the coding sequence ATGAATTTAAAATCTACTTTAATTGCTCTAGGTTTATTAGTTTCTATATCATCTAAAGCGCAGGATAAAACAGGATTTGTTTATGCGTCTATGGAAGCTTCACATGCAAGAGAATTAAAACAAGCTCATCCAGACCAAATAGATATTTTATTAACAAATAGCAATTTATCGTCAGTTTATATTCATCCAGAAGTAGCACACGAATTGCACCAGAAAATTCTTTCTCATGGACCTGGTTATTTGCAACATGCTTCATTGGCTGATGCAAATAAATTAATTCAACGTGCAGTTGTCGCTTCTCGCCAAGTTTTAGATTATACCATAACTGAACAAGAGTATGTAAATCAGATATTGAATGATGTTAATGAAAACAACATAGAAGAACAAATTTTAGAATTAGAAAACTACGGAACTCGTTTTCATACAAGAGCTGAGGCAAATGTAGCTGCACAAGATTTAAAAAATCGTTGGGAAGCTTTAATTGCTCAATCAGGTCGACAAGATGATGTTTCAGTCCGAATTGTTGATCATGTAAATACACCAATGAAATCAGTTGTTTTAACAATTAATGGAAACGAATTAGCGTCTGAATATGTAATTATTGGTGGTCATTTAGATTCAACTGTTTCGGGTTCTAATAAAGCTGTTGCTCCAGGAGCAGATGATAATGCATCCGGAATTGCTACAATAACCGAAGCTGCTCGTGTTTTATTAAATAATAATTTTAAGCCAAAACGCACGGTTGAAATTATGGCTTATGCTGCCGAAGAAATTGGCTTAGTAGGTTCTAACGAAATAGCAACTGCTTATGCAAACGAAGGGAAAAATGTAATTGGTTATGTTCAGTTTGATATGACTGCTTACAAAGGTTCGACGGAAGATGTTTATTTAGCAACAGATTATTTTATTGACAATACATTAAATTTATTTTTGATAGAATTGATGGAAGAATATAATTCGACAGGAAATCATCAATTTACTTACGGAACTACAAGATGTAATTATGGTTGTTCTGATCATTATTCTTGGGCTATGAATAGCTATCCTGCTGCTTTTCCTTTTGAAGCTTCATTCAATGAATCGAATTATTTAATTCATACTCCAAATGATACATATACAAATTTAGGAGAAACTCCATCGCATTCTGCTAAGTTTACAAAATTAGCAATCGAATTTTTGGTTGAAGCTGCTAAAAGAACTGAAATTTTAGGTACAGGAAATGTAAATCAAGAAAAAACAAAGTTCTATGTAGATCAAAAATCAGTTGGTTTTGAAGTTCCATCTAATCATACAATAAAATCAGCAACTGTAATTAATGTAGCAGGACAAAAAGTAGCAACGAAGATAAGTTTAAATAATAATGATAAAATCAATTTGAATCAGTTACCAATAGGTGCTTATATTCTTTTATTAGAAACAACTTCAGGTGAAAAAATAACGCATAAATTCATTTTGAAATAA